One genomic region from Bacteroidota bacterium encodes:
- a CDS encoding two-component regulator propeller domain-containing protein, protein MCFRRFAQSILPCIVWIVAAVFTAVCAYGQTRPKGDGDALNSWVLLGNLPAQKIQHADVLSVQVPENGDTFVAANQDTLTWVHHVFPTSIIDLKRFLRASNQVYAFSTLESAETQQIPFRFGSTGPAYIWVNGELVFSHDESREYQHSEDTFYATLNAGSNNILVFVSGWVGDWKFSLSHPNVIDNSVSGRAFLADGKPAEGAEILLLCNNEVSAQTFAGQNGIYSIEAPLDTDRCSIKATLDNLGMWRVFPKPGARGIRGFELRLKPAATLGGRVYLMDGKAPNAGVFIEAIRKEDQMLIGSAFSDEQGFFTLPNLPSGQYKLRLSTPWGFEYVDAGTPYFVGGTLQVAAGQQPVSNIEIRFPETRKGVWHSIGPLDGLPYHIVNDVLIDATGQLACATSGGGVCQFNGHSFVNYAVRSGLASNLAKLLMEASDSSLWIGTDSGLARLKDGLIHPVAIADETLGNDITALFEDSSGRIWIGTSLGIFQVVNDKFSALDTIQEQLPNVHVTTITEDAEGKIWIGTLGGLGYIEGDAINNYRQFEGRAIYDLHADRKGGIWLATNKGIATFDGVSTTELTTKNGLVDNAVREICESSDGLMWFATLGGLSAYNGAQFTNYTTRQGLANNKVTSVDCSQDKTVWIGTENGISSFDYAIRAFDESDGLFKPGGGVVNVFDIVHASTSDQMYIATAWGGIFAFNGYEFNRILKDEGDLYVRQMLEISPNKYVFGTHEGLRSYAPDSAVHDPVTFNYKEWNIALAQDDDGFLWTGKGFTGGGLSKYDVHTGERIAHYTLEDGLSDEQVWALYDTPQGLWVGTSAGIVLFEEGVFRDVHQELGLENSGIYNIYEDRAGNLWFAGSNGVYHREADKLTHYTSEGVFELEAGSWQLVTDRLKLPDNSVWAVYQTDDDKMWFGTQSRGVIAYDGIAYSKIDARDGLAGGHVMKINADASGMLWIATFDGGLTGYERINKAHSVTIDAISSGSSSYLAKDELPAFDVDRTISVAFSETDLSTQIENRQFRILVKNGTGDLVTQVITKERVFNWTPADAGNYHLEVQYIDQNLNYSTARSVSLDIHLPLLKNAYFLLFAALMLCMLIGYSYHLRRKYLLQKNEARELEKKMLATEIEAKDQLINFNNELLETNKKLEGRTDSLREAIEKNKELLGIAAHDLKNPLGGIIGLADMILEDMEAGIQATYESAVEHVPLLKEEAERMLLITKKLLDSQHHDEQVQLNKEMVLLGDIVAAVIRWNDVQAKSKNITLHYGTCANIIVEVDEIAIQRVLDNYVSNAVKYSPIGTNVYIDICAAQQGGETLGSPTVKVSVKDEGPGLTPADKLKVFGKMQRLSAKPTAGEHSTGLGLFIVKSLIEAHSGEVGVDSEAGQGASFWFTLPCVTIGRFEEQMLPAPRIPTMEKV, encoded by the coding sequence ATGTGTTTTCGTCGCTTCGCCCAATCCATCCTTCCATGTATAGTATGGATCGTTGCAGCTGTATTTACGGCTGTTTGTGCCTATGGGCAAACCAGACCTAAGGGTGATGGAGATGCGCTGAATTCGTGGGTACTGCTTGGTAACCTCCCCGCCCAGAAAATTCAGCACGCAGATGTATTATCTGTGCAGGTGCCGGAAAATGGCGATACTTTTGTGGCCGCCAACCAGGATACGCTTACCTGGGTACATCACGTCTTTCCCACGTCAATCATAGACCTGAAGCGGTTTCTCCGCGCATCGAACCAGGTCTATGCTTTTTCTACCTTAGAATCAGCAGAAACACAACAAATTCCTTTTAGATTTGGCAGCACAGGGCCGGCATATATCTGGGTAAATGGTGAACTGGTTTTCAGTCACGACGAATCCCGCGAATATCAACACAGTGAAGATACGTTCTATGCTACGCTCAACGCGGGTAGCAACAACATCCTTGTTTTTGTCTCAGGCTGGGTCGGAGATTGGAAGTTCTCGCTGTCACATCCAAATGTTATTGATAATTCTGTCAGTGGACGAGCGTTTCTTGCGGATGGCAAGCCGGCTGAAGGTGCTGAAATTCTTCTCCTTTGTAATAACGAAGTCAGTGCGCAAACCTTTGCTGGTCAAAACGGGATCTATTCCATTGAAGCGCCCCTGGATACAGACCGGTGTAGCATCAAGGCAACGTTAGATAATCTGGGGATGTGGCGGGTATTCCCAAAGCCTGGGGCAAGGGGTATACGCGGGTTCGAGTTGCGCCTCAAGCCGGCTGCTACGTTAGGTGGCAGAGTATATTTGATGGATGGTAAGGCGCCCAATGCAGGCGTGTTTATCGAAGCCATCAGAAAAGAAGACCAAATGCTGATCGGGTCCGCCTTTTCGGATGAGCAGGGTTTCTTCACGCTTCCTAATCTTCCTTCTGGTCAGTACAAATTGCGGCTGAGTACACCCTGGGGATTTGAATATGTTGATGCCGGTACGCCCTATTTTGTAGGAGGCACATTACAGGTGGCAGCGGGTCAGCAGCCCGTTTCCAATATCGAAATCAGGTTTCCCGAAACGAGAAAAGGCGTCTGGCACTCCATAGGCCCCCTGGATGGTCTGCCGTACCACATCGTGAATGACGTACTAATCGACGCTACCGGACAACTGGCGTGCGCTACGTCAGGCGGAGGCGTTTGCCAGTTCAATGGACACTCCTTTGTGAACTATGCCGTCCGGAGTGGGCTTGCCTCTAACCTGGCCAAGCTACTGATGGAAGCTTCAGATAGCAGTTTGTGGATAGGTACAGATAGTGGTCTGGCACGGCTGAAAGACGGTTTGATTCATCCTGTTGCCATTGCTGATGAAACATTGGGTAATGATATTACGGCCCTCTTTGAAGACAGTAGCGGGCGCATCTGGATAGGCACTAGTCTGGGCATTTTTCAAGTTGTAAATGACAAGTTTTCTGCGCTGGATACGATTCAGGAGCAGTTGCCCAACGTGCATGTAACCACTATAACAGAGGATGCTGAAGGAAAAATCTGGATTGGTACCCTGGGCGGACTTGGATATATAGAAGGCGACGCTATTAATAATTATCGCCAGTTTGAAGGGCGTGCTATCTATGACTTGCATGCTGATCGAAAGGGAGGGATTTGGCTAGCGACAAACAAAGGCATTGCAACATTTGATGGTGTCAGTACAACTGAGTTGACTACAAAAAATGGCCTTGTTGATAATGCAGTCCGTGAAATCTGTGAAAGCTCTGACGGCCTGATGTGGTTTGCTACGCTTGGTGGCTTGTCTGCATATAATGGTGCCCAGTTTACCAACTACACAACCAGGCAAGGGCTTGCCAATAACAAGGTGACTTCAGTCGATTGTAGTCAGGATAAAACCGTTTGGATTGGCACAGAGAACGGCATTTCCAGTTTTGATTACGCGATCCGTGCATTTGATGAATCAGATGGGTTATTCAAACCTGGTGGTGGGGTCGTAAATGTCTTTGATATTGTTCATGCATCGACAAGCGATCAAATGTACATTGCGACGGCCTGGGGGGGCATCTTTGCGTTCAATGGCTATGAGTTTAATCGCATCTTAAAGGATGAAGGCGATTTATACGTGCGACAGATGCTTGAAATAAGCCCGAACAAGTATGTGTTTGGTACCCATGAGGGACTGCGCTCATACGCGCCCGATTCCGCTGTGCATGATCCTGTTACATTCAATTATAAAGAATGGAATATCGCGTTGGCGCAGGACGATGATGGTTTTTTGTGGACAGGAAAGGGCTTCACAGGCGGCGGATTGTCAAAATACGATGTTCATACCGGAGAGCGAATTGCGCATTACACGCTAGAAGACGGGTTATCAGATGAGCAGGTTTGGGCTTTGTACGATACGCCCCAAGGGCTTTGGGTAGGCACGAGTGCGGGCATTGTGTTGTTTGAAGAAGGGGTGTTTAGAGATGTGCATCAGGAGCTGGGACTAGAAAACTCAGGCATTTATAACATCTATGAAGATCGCGCCGGAAATTTGTGGTTTGCCGGGTCGAATGGAGTATACCACCGGGAGGCAGACAAGTTAACACATTATACGTCTGAAGGTGTATTTGAGCTTGAGGCCGGCTCCTGGCAACTTGTTACGGACCGGCTCAAGTTACCTGACAATTCAGTATGGGCAGTTTACCAAACCGATGACGATAAAATGTGGTTTGGTACACAAAGCCGCGGGGTAATCGCTTATGATGGCATTGCATATTCCAAAATTGACGCAAGAGATGGATTAGCGGGGGGCCACGTCATGAAAATCAATGCAGACGCTTCCGGCATGTTATGGATAGCGACGTTTGATGGTGGTTTAACTGGATATGAGCGCATAAACAAAGCACACTCGGTTACCATTGATGCCATTAGCAGTGGTTCATCGTCATATCTGGCGAAAGACGAACTGCCGGCATTTGATGTCGATCGTACCATATCTGTGGCATTTAGCGAAACAGATCTGTCAACACAGATCGAAAATCGTCAGTTTCGTATTCTTGTCAAGAACGGGACGGGAGATCTTGTTACGCAGGTCATCACAAAAGAACGTGTGTTTAACTGGACGCCAGCAGACGCCGGTAATTATCATCTCGAAGTGCAGTACATAGATCAGAACTTGAACTACTCTACTGCTCGGAGTGTATCGCTCGATATTCACCTTCCCCTGCTTAAGAATGCCTATTTCTTGCTGTTTGCCGCTCTGATGTTGTGCATGTTGATCGGGTACTCGTATCATTTGAGGCGCAAATACTTGCTGCAAAAGAACGAAGCGCGTGAGTTAGAGAAAAAAATGCTGGCCACCGAAATTGAAGCCAAGGACCAGCTGATCAACTTCAACAATGAGTTGCTCGAAACCAACAAAAAGCTTGAAGGGCGCACAGATTCTCTTCGTGAGGCAATTGAGAAAAACAAAGAGCTTTTGGGTATTGCAGCGCACGACTTGAAAAACCCATTAGGTGGTATTATTGGACTGGCTGATATGATTTTGGAAGATATGGAAGCCGGCATCCAGGCAACCTATGAGAGTGCCGTAGAGCACGTCCCGCTCCTGAAGGAAGAGGCCGAGCGCATGCTCCTAATTACCAAAAAGTTGCTGGATTCTCAGCACCATGATGAGCAGGTGCAACTAAACAAAGAGATGGTCTTGCTAGGAGACATCGTAGCAGCCGTAATCCGCTGGAATGATGTACAGGCAAAAAGCAAAAACATAACGCTTCATTACGGTACGTGCGCAAACATCATCGTAGAAGTTGACGAAATAGCGATCCAACGAGTACTGGATAATTACGTCTCGAACGCCGTGAAGTACAGTCCGATTGGTACAAATGTGTACATAGATATTTGCGCAGCACAGCAGGGGGGCGAAACGCTGGGAAGTCCAACCGTAAAAGTATCTGTAAAAGATGAAGGGCCCGGGCTTACGCCTGCGGACAAATTGAAAGTGTTTGGAAAAATGCAGCGATTGAGTGCAAAGCCAACTGCCGGTGAGCATTCAACGGGACTGGGCCTCTTTATCGTCAAGTCCCTCATCGAGGCGCACAGCGGCGAGGTTGGTGTTGATAGCGAGGCCGGCCAGGGGGCAAGTTTTTGGTTTACGTTGCCTTGTGTTACGATTGGCCGCTTTGAAGAGCAGATGCTACCAGCGCCACGCATCCCTACGATGGAAAAAGTTTAA